The genomic interval CGCTGATTGAGCTCCAGGTTCTCTCATACGAAGGGTTTGTTGCATCTCATCCGAGGGGGTCGTTTCTTGCGCCTGAGGTTCTGCGAGGCAACTCGATGGCCTTGTTGAAGAAGCACAGTCAGGGGAGCGATCCAAATTGGGACTATGAGGTGAAGAGGATGATGCATGAATCGAAGATGTGATGCGAGGCTGTCTTGACTTGTACCTGGATCATGAACTTGACTTACAGGGGTGTGGGCGTGGTCATTATCTTTTGGCATTGTTCTATATCTCATCTACTAGCTGCAAATCAATGACAAACTTGGCTTCATAAGGCATGCTGCATCTCAATCATTCCTCGTCGATCCACTCAAAGTGCGACTGCGTCTGTCTGCAATCAAACTTTGCACGCTCCTCTGGGCTCATATCGGCTCTCAGAGCAGCAGCTTCGGCACTCAAATCATCCATCTCCATATCCGCCACGGCATCAGCAAGTCCGTCGCCCGCTTCTCCCTCGTGCGCCGCATCCTCATCGTCATCACTGTCGTCCATCTCAAAGTCCTCATCGTCTGCGTCGTCAACGTCCTGAGCAATCTTTCTCTGTTCTGCCTCGTGTACCCGGCGCCGCCAGCCCTGGAGCGCGACGATGCACTCGTCGTGCTTGAAGTCTGCGAGGTCGCCAGTGCCCCAGCCGTGGGCGCTGTAGATATCCACCGGCTCCGACGACTTGGCGAGAGCGCTCGGGTCGAGGATCTCAGCGTCGTCGTCCTCGGTCGGCGGCACGGGGAACAGCTGAACACCTAAGCTTGACACAAGCTGAGAGAAGTAATCTGTAACAGAGTACGACCGTACACACCGCCACGGCTTGTTACGCGGGACCTTTCCAACAGTGTAGAGGTTCTCCTCGTACGGCGTGAGGATACCTCGGCTGCAGTCTATGATCCACCAGTAAGGCTTCGTGCGCGAACTGGAAGAACGGTACTCTCCATACGTGAGGCAGACAACATCCGGCGGCAAATCCATCGGAGCGGCTCCCGTGTCGCGCGTGGGAAGGGCAGCGAGCTCATGAAGCCCCGCGTCGCCGCGATCGGACCACTGGCTGAAGTGTCCCATGTGACGGAGGTAGCGCACAGCCTTGGTTTGTGGTGCGACGTTCCAGGGGCCCGGACGAGGTCCGTCGTGCATCGGTCTGGCGTAGGGGAGATGGCGCAGCAGGTCGATAACGACCTCGGAGCGTCGCAGAGCGCGCAGGGCGCCGATATCTAGATCGGCATCTGTCCAGCCTCCTGGCGGTGGGAAGTCGACGTATGATGATGGAATGTAGGCGAGGCGCGTGAGGGCCGAATAGTATTGAGTAAGGCCAGCGACAACATCGTCACGGTTGTAGGCGCAGTTGAGAGGGGGTTGATCTGGAGGCATCTCGTCGACGATGGCCACGGCTGAAATATGAGGGGTAAGTGAGCAAAGTGAGTCTGAGAGTTTGGTGGTATGTTTCCTGAGACTCACAGTATTATTACAATCTGAGAAGGAACAAAAAGCACTCAAAATGCCCCGCAGAATGTGTGTTATAGTCAAAAAGCCTCGACGAGATGCCGTGCCGTCTATTGCCTGGAGTTTGTGGACGCGACGCGTCTGTTTCTTTCCACCCCGCTCTCAAAGCGGCCAAAATAGGCCTCGCTTGGCGAGACCGTCGGCAACTTGTCGTCTTCTTCAAGCAGGTGGTGCGGACAAATGCAGAAGATGCCTTCTCTAATTCGACCAGACCGCTCATTCTGACTGGGATAAGAACCGGGGTTCAAGGCACTAGATAAGCCAGGGTTTGGATATGATGACTCAGGAGCACTTGTCGCCTCGCTGCACTGCGAAGAACAGTGAAATTTCACATTGTTACAGCTTGGAAGCGTGACAGCGAGTGAAAAAGACCCCTCACCAGTCTCACAATCATAAGCTTCAATCTCACTCTCAACCTCCATTGCTTACAGCGAAATGCACGCGAATACAACTCCTCAACATACGCTGGCACATGGTCATTCTCTCATATCGAATCACAATTTATTCGCTCGCGAATGAATCAATCAATGAGTTTATTGGCGCGAATaactcaccaccaccaccaccaccaccacctctcATACATTTGTGGCTCTCCCCTGTCATGCTACATTACACTGAAGCGCGCCCGGTGCCCAACTGTGAACTCGCCCAATTTCTCATCCTCACCGTCGCATCGCCCACACGCCCCGTCTGACCCTCAAGCAAGATGAAATCATGAGCCTCGCGTTCCGGCAATTCAACTAGCAGATCCAGATCATTATTGCCACAGCTGACGTGCTCCGAGAACGCGCGAATATCATCTCTAAAAGCTTCCTGCTGACCTCCAGTGATGTACAGACTCTTGGTCGCCGCAGAAATCTCATCCACCCACGCCATGTCGCCGTCCATTGGCATCGCCATGGCGAGATCGCTCTCGTCGGACTTATTCCGCACGGGGAATCGCGGGTGAAGGAGCTCGGCCGTGGCACGGGACATACATGTCGTGGTGAGCATGTCGACGTAGTTGTTCTCTGTGAAAGCCGGCGTCGTCGTCTTGCTGCTAAGCCAGGGCGACACCAGGAACACACCTGCAAGACGGTTCTCCAGGCGCAGGGCCGGGATCTCGAGGTGGCATGGGTGGCAGATGTGGCGAACGACGGAGCACGCCAGGTTGCCTCCGGCCGAATCGCCGCCAATGAGGAGGTCGTTGGGTTTGATGCCGGATAGGATGAGCTGGTTGAACGCCGCGATCGCCTGACGGAGCTGTGTCGGATATCGAGCTTCGGGGACGAGAGTGTACTGCAAGACAGCAACGGCAACCTCTGCGTGAGCTCCAGGGCCGCCGGTCACATACGCGTTCCAGCACCAGTCGAGATGGCCGGGGAGAAGAGGCACTACGTATCCGCCGCCATGGAAAAACAACACAAAATTTGTGGCCTTCTGACGATTGCCGATCCACAAGATCGAGCCGTCATTAGCAGGGAGAGACTCGATCTTTTTCTGCAGCTTGTCCGCGAGCTCTGGATGGCGCTTCTGCTTTTTCGCGATCCATTTCTCGTACGTCTTGATCGAAGGAGGGATGAGGAATTGTATTTCGCGTGCTCTCATCGACCCCAGAGCGAAACGATAATACGCGCAGAAGGCAAAGAAGCGGATAGAGACGCCTCTCGCGATAGCAAACGGGATGCCGTAGAAGAAATTCCACGCCAGTTGTATCGGAGCTATCAACACACGGAGTCAGTCACCATTCAATGCCTCGCTGTAAGGAAGTAGCCATGTTGAAGGCGAGACATACCACGGAATAGCAAACGAAAGACCAAGTCTCTCTTCTCCCACAGCGAAAGCTGCGGTCTCGATACCGACATGTTTTCTCGTTTCTCAGTCGCACTCGCACGCGATGATCGCACCCGGAAAGAAGTCTACTAGTGTGCCTAAGGATTCGGTTCGTCTGGTGTCAAAGCTGTCTACGATCCAGCCGTATGGCCGACATAAATGAAATGAGCCAAGGCTGTGCTACGAGTAACTGGCAAGTGAGTAAGCAACCACCACCGCACAGCGCAGGGTGGCTTTGGAAGTCTGGAGAAACGTTCAGACAGGTTCAGACAGGAGGTTTGACATGGACAAGAAACGCAAATGTGGCTCAGAATGTCACTGACAAGTCTGTCCGCAGGAATCCGCAGGAGGCACGGGCAACCGAAGAGACGCTCCAACTACCGATGCTTCCGACCGAGGCATAATTCAAGATTGTTCAGGGTGGCAGAGGTAACAGTAGCTTGGTGTGAATTGGCCGACAAGGTAGTTCGCACTCGTTTAAACTCGTCACAAAGACCGGTCTCCCACGTAGCATCATGGTGCTTCTTCAGGTTAGACCCTTGCATTATTGCGTGGGGGATGCCCCTCACTTTGACGTGCAGGGAAAGGAAGCTTGGATCTCCAAACCTCATGCTCGTGCAGATTGGGGTATCAAGTCGCTTGGTCTGATCTCGTTGAAGTGGCTCCGGACCTCGGCTCCTCACTTTGGAGGGATCGTTCCAAAGCTGTTGGCGTCGATCTCGGCTCACGTTGAAACGTGACAGTTTCGCCCAGAACATTAAAATACCAACCCCAAACAGTATTCAAGCTTCATTTAATGATCAAAAGTCCTGTCTGTCTTAAGTGTCTCGTGGGATTGATGACGCTAGTGACAACTGCACCATGTTGACCTCGCGAGAAGGATTCACGGTCGACGTGATTGCCAGATGGCTCCGAAAATCAGTCCTCAATCCATACCTCTCGATACCGCTTGCAACTGGACTGGCGGTGGTATCAGCAAAAAAGAACGGAGCGGTCGGACTCTCAGACATCAGATTTGACACCGCTCAGCGCGTTGCGTTCCTCGCGGCTCTAGCAAGCTTCGTCTTGTCAACCACCGAGTATCTCAACAAATGGTCAGCAAACAACTGGACGACAGACCACACATGGGATTTTGACAAAGAAATAATTGTTGTCACCGGTGGCAGCAGCGGCATCGGCCACAGTATCATCAAACATATCTTGGCCAGAAACCCCCAGGCGACTATCGTTGTTGTCGACCTGGCTCCGCTATCATGGGTGCCTCAGAAAGGTTCCAACATCCACTTCTTCAAGTGTGATCTGACCGACACAAAAGCGCTCAAGACTCTTTGCACGTTGATCCGAACTCAAGTCGGCGATCCTACCGTTCTCATCAACAATGCGGGAATCGCACGGGGTTACAGCGTCATGGAAGGCTCGTACGCAGACGTTGAGTTGACCATCAAGACAAATTTGCTCGCCCCCTTCCTGCTTACGAAGGAATTTTTGCCGCACATGGTTCGCACCAATCATGGCCATATCGTCAACGTCGGATCGATGAGTTCGGTGGTTCCCCCAGTGAGAATTGCTGACTACTCTGCCACGAAGGCTGGGCTCACCGCAATGCATGAGGTAAATGCTACTTTTTTTGACTTGTCGAGCGCTGGGACGACCGCTAACACTTCCCAGTCACTTCAACTTGAGCTGAAATACATTCACAAAGCGCCAAAAGTTCGTCAAACGCTTGGAATCTTTGGCTTCATCCGAACGCCGCTGGTTCCCTTTGACCCCGGTCAGCCTCACTTCATGATGCCGCTCCTTCATGTGGACTCGGTAGGAGAGGCCATTGTAGATTCCCTTTACAGTGGCTTCGGACGGACGATCTACCTGCCCGGTATAATGTCATCTGTGACAGCCCTGGTAAGTTCTGTGCGTTCCTCGACTTTTTGGACTTCACTGACGTGACTGATTTGCAGCGAGCTGGTCCTGAGTGGTTGTGGCGTCTTGCGAGGGAGACTACTGCAAGCGCGAAAGATATCGCGTATACGCCAAGGCAAAAGATTGATGACACAACTGGTCAATTTGAGATGGTAGAACCTGCGGAGAAGTGAATGTGTTGGACTTTGTCTTCGGTATTCTAGATGGACCGGGGCGTCAATATCTCCGTTACCCCGGCGCTCCGGCCGTGAACCGTTGCATTCTCACATAGCTCGTGTGCTCCCGATCTGCCAAGAACCATGGTCCCCCAATAGTCCTGAGCGGGATCGTCACCCTTCCGCGACCAGCTCCATTTTCCCCTCATCCCCGGGCCGTAGCTCTCCACTTTAGGGCGATCCCCCCATCAAACGAGTCCTCTTAGGTCATGGTGTTTCTCAGAAGCTCTCACAAAGTTTCACAACGACGTCGTAGTAGCATGCATATGCTTGCCACCCTCGGACGAGACTGCTACGCCCAACGTGGGACGAGCCGAGGCATGGGTGAACTACCCACCATTGACCAAGGTCGACGACGACATGCTCCCCCGCACTATCCTAACCTTCGCGAGTGTTTGATCGCTTCCTTAAACTGAGTTTTTGACCTCATCCTTTCTGGGAAcagtgttagtatccctattacagggtagttagttcgaaccgtagttaacgaagagatcaattaaactatataaatatctacgtagtaggtataaaaaggaggttctaaccgtaggttaggctggctataataattataaatagggcccttaattagcccctacgcagttagctatatactatagttaaattaaacttctaatccgatactaactttctcttttttttattaatttaaccgctatagttagaggtataattcgacctcgggcccgtttactaagttatctctttttcccccttttctttactctttttatataatctatccctctatttatataataacttttttattatttataaattactttaatcccttatttagtactacttttataaaagcgtctgcgaggttatttttattattaatctaacggattttaagtatctcgcgccttttatataattacctaagggctataatattaattataaacctcttttttttttattcttaatttaacgaggtatttatatagcgagtaggaattagtataaataactattagaataggtaaaaggctaatttaattagtaatcttctttaacgttattaaaattacgtaagagaggttaatgccgttaactatattataaacctccaatattagtatactttttattacccgcttatttttagttaataggtaataaattatattactatatatagtaaattcgctcttacttatactcttattaattaagataataatatatcctaattacgaaataaggtcgttattatttataaataacctattaataaaaacgtaaagcttattaattataaagctaattaagtagtaaacgagacctcgattaagatttatttactactacttaagctacttattaagtactttaacgtcttatttaattaaatttatagcctatactaccttagtataattaaaagtcgcctcaggctaataaatacttataatatataccccttatataagcttagccttatattactttttaacgttagttacgttcggatcgacgaggttaatcttcttaccctaccccttttattaaaaaacgacggtttcccctttaattataaaaatcccgctgttaaatactaagggggtatttattataaagaccttttttagcttcgttataaagcccgctttctaaagctccttatcctccttttttataaagttaatattaaataagcctaatatatcgtcggtttatattttaataattttaaattagttacttttatattttacaattagtaagtataggtcgtacgtagaggtaactattaatagttaattaatataaaaatcgtagtaagtagcccactaataagtacccgattttacgagcctatataatagcttaagtactttaataatcgtactttttaagtacttactagctattatttttagtaaataggctaggattttccttataagccctatagccgattaggtataggcctaggtaatattacggctctaaatcttatatcccttcttccgtaataatattattaatattattattaatcgttagctatagcgttatatagtaagtaattatataaatagcgttgcctttttaacgttattttacctctaaattacgtatttagactttttatataactagggtattcctttttctttaatcttacgaactattcgtaatttaaatatacggaggtttatatatttttctaagtcgtataagataaatcgatagaccccttgattataaaaagtgtttactttaataagatctaatcccttatacggttttttaatagttataattacgccttttttacgtagtttaactactagctcgaaatcggctttctcttttactatataaaaagtattaattacctcgttattaataataaattgccgcattagggcttattatcaTAGTCTTCTGCGACgtcttactaatagtattagtacccttttagcaatttcctcttcctcgtcgtctattagtactattacgacgatttcgttaaaaataatttcctatacctctactacgggttatatagtttcccctagctcttttttttcttataggTTAAAAatcacctcgttaggatctatataatatagtttaattaccgtaattaatactttgagtagctagttacgattttttataactatataagagcgctcgttaataaaaattaatttatatagcctagcttattattaagtaatttcgtactatactcatatatctaaatttaataatatatctaaattatcc from Colletotrichum lupini chromosome 2, complete sequence carries:
- a CDS encoding short-chain dehydrogenase; protein product: MLTSREGFTVDVIARWLRKSVLNPYLSIPLATGLAVVSAKKNGAVGLSDIRFDTAQRVAFLAALASFVLSTTEYLNKWSANNWTTDHTWDFDKEIIVVTGGSSGIGHSIIKHILARNPQATIVVVDLAPLSWVPQKGSNIHFFKCDLTDTKALKTLCTLIRTQVGDPTVLINNAGIARGYSVMEGSYADVELTIKTNLLAPFLLTKEFLPHMVRTNHGHIVNVGSMSSVVPPVRIADYSATKAGLTAMHESLQLELKYIHKAPKVRQTLGIFGFIRTPLVPFDPGQPHFMMPLLHVDSVGEAIVDSLYSGFGRTIYLPGIMSSVTALRAGPEWLWRLARETTASAKDIAYTPRQKIDDTTGQFEMVEPAEK